The nucleotide window AATGACGATGTCGGGTTGAAGACAAAACAAGCGGCGATCGTCGTGCTCGCAAAGGAAATGTTGCTTAGGTTGCGTGCGCAGTCTCGTATCGGGCCGCAGCGCTCGCCCCAGACATCTTGCTACGTACCTCTCAAAGAGCTTTTCCATGGGGAGGAGAAGGCTAACACCTTCCCAAGCCCCAACCACAGATGTGGGCATCTCTTTGCCGAGGACTAGCTCGCACCAGGGCTTGATATCTTTGTAATGCGCCATCAATCTGTCGTCTTGCCATCTTTCGAAATCATCAGCGACGTTCCGGCTGGCATCAACGTCAGATAGACACTCCCTTAGTTCATGAGCGAGCCTCCAATTTGAAGGCACTTGAGCTGCTCGGCAGACTTGCTCGACCGCAAGCTTGAGCAATCGGTTCTCGGATCGATTGGCGGAGAACACGTCGTGTCGAATGTGGAAGAAGTGTTGGCGATCCAGCCGCTGCCTCATCTGCTTAGCACGGCTCAATTGACCACGGAGGAAGCGCTGCTCCTCTTCCACCAACTGATACTCGCACCTAATTCCTCGCTTAACTAGGCGGTCTAGCGAGACTAGGAATTGCCTCATGATCCATTCATTGAGAGGAGCATCGAATTTCTGCAAACTCGACACTCCAACCTCCCTTACAGGCAGATCGAGCACCGTGCTTAGCATTTTAACGAGGAGAGATCTCGCTGTGTCGAGGCTTTCACCCTCCTCAAGATGCTTTGGGAGGATCTCAATACGAGTCCCGCAGGGCGTCTCAATCACGCCTACGTAGTTGTCGAGACGTAGCCACTTCCGGTCCTCCAACTCAATAAGCGAGGCGCCCGATTTGCTGAGCTTGGAACTCAACTTGCAAAGCCAATCGAATGCAGACTGAGACACTTGCTGTCGATCGAGCGATGGCTCGGCCAGCATACTGGATGTCAGCCGGGCATACTCACGAACCGTGATGAGAGTGGTCACCGATTGGCTTTCCCAAGCGCCTCAATGACCTTCTTTCCCAAGTGCCGAGTATTCATGGTCGCACCCGTCGTCCATGTCATGGGTATTCCCAATTTTCTCGCAATGTCGAGCAGGGGCTTCTTCGCAACTTCTTCCTTTTGGCCGCTATTCCACACTTCGATCGTGCCGCTGGACAGCTGCCTTATCGTATAAGGGCCGTGAGTGGCCTCCCGTTCTGTCGTCAACGCCACAGGCTTTAGCTGATGATCGACTATGCCAAGGTAAGCTTCGATCCGACCGAAGGCGAGGTCGTTGATCATCCAGCGGCTAGTTCGCTCGGCGACAGACACGTCGTCCCCAAAGAGCGCTGAGATATTAACGTCTGGCTTGTGTAGGAACCGGTTCTCAGGCGCCTTCCGAGAATCATTTAGCACGATCTGAATGCGCTCCCAGTCGTCGAAAAAATACTCTTGCAGCAGAGGGATAATCTGCTGGCGGAATATAGAGCCGAGCAACTCGATACTTTTGTCCTCACGCAGGGGGAGGAAGTATGCGTGGCCAAGGCGATGATCTCGGTCCAACAGCACCTCGATCCGCTCGTTCATGACCGACAGCATTTGCCCTACATTGAGCCCTTGCAGCTCGATTTCTCTTAATAGGTCTGGGCGAGGGAGCATCTCTCTGAAATGAAACCGTCTTCGCAATGCAATGTCTAAGCTGGTTAGAGACCTATCAGCGGTGTTCATCGTCCCGATGATGTGAACGTTGGCGGGCACGCTGAATCGTGACTTAGAGTAAGGAAGAATCACCTCCAGCGCTTCTTCCGCATCCTTTCGCTTCGACGGCTCAATTAGTGTAATGAGCTCTCCGAATATCTTTGAGACATTCCCACGATTGATTTCATCAATGATCAGCACCTTCGGACGACTGACTGCGGGTGCATCGACCGATGTGGGACTTGCGAAGCCAAGATAGCGCTCTACAAGAACCGATAGTATGTTTTCATACCCATTGACGAGGTACGGCTCTAACAGAGAACCCGGCATCTTCTCGAACACTTCCTTTTGCCGAATGTTTGCAACAGTAAGCTTTCCGTCTCTCACACAGTCAGCTAGGTCTCGAATCAAGCTCATTCCGATGGGGAGGCGCTTTTTGTTTGGCTTGATCAGCTCGAGAACGTCTCTGGACGCATAAACAACTTCGTACCCACTGCCAAACGTGTCTCCGATGCGGAATGCCTGAGCCGCACTAGCGATCGTAGAAGCGTGATTGCCGGTGTTGCTCAGGAGGCCGGCGAGCTTCGTTCTGTCGATCGAGTGTGACTTCAGCTCATACAGAGTCATTTGACTGAATTGATTTTGCATAAGCTGTTCGTACGGTAGGGACGGTGAATAGACCCGCAGCCATTTTACATTGCGGCATTGCCCATACTTGTCATCACCATCTCCTTGAGGTTCTCGTGCTATTTGGCGGTAGTCGCCAGTTACCTCGGCTATGGCTCTGAACTTTGTATTGCCGTCGGAGACGACCACGAGGTCGCCCTTCTTCATCTTGAGCAGAAAATTGGTCACAGCTGTAATAGCATAGGAATCCGCTTCGTCAGATTTTCCCGCCTTCTGTGAGCGATCAAATACCTCGTCTCGACTTTTGCAGCCGGTGAAATCTGTATCACCTCCATACCCTAGAAGAATGTAGTTATTCTCGACGCATTCATCGTAGATGTACGCATCGCTCGCCAGAGTGTTGCCCAATGACATTTTCCATATGCGGCGCCCCTCGATGGACACAGGGGCCGTTGCCTGCTGTGTTACCTTGGCAGCAGCGGTGTCACAGAGTATTTTGAATATGCCGTCCTCCACGGCATATCGAATCTGCCCGTCAGCATCATGATCAGCCCGAAGACCCTCAACGAAATCTTCGTAGCTAAAGCTTTGATGGAAGGTAACGAAGCGAACCTCTCCGTCTGATGACAATTCGTCAAATCGCCTCTTCAAGGCGGTCCGATTGGACCGATTTGCTTCCAGGTAGGCCGGATCCAAGATGTCGAGCGCTAGCTCAATGACGGCAAATGTCTTGCCTGTTCCTGGCGGGCCATAGAGAATTTGATTGAGCATTTGCTGTAACCACAATCTGGCGCTTGTTGCTCTAAACTCGCTTGATTCGTGTGCGATCTTCAATCGTTTCGAGCGCTATACTCGCAATGCAACTAAAGTATCGGGCGCTGGAGGGCGGCAGTCAGACTCAAAACCTGAGTGCACTTAGAAGCTGTGATGACACTTATCCATATCCCGCCTCCAGGCCGGCAGCCAACTAACCCGCTCGGTGCGACGGGTGTCACACCGCGTTGCACCAGGCTCTATCGCCAATGGAAGCGACCGATCCAAACCAGATCGTCCTTCCGGGCGATGCTCGCTGCGTTCGGGGCCGCTAGGGCCAGGTGTTCTAATTGGAACGACGAGTCATCAAGACCCAAGTGCCAAGGTACAATCCTGCGGTAGACCTTCAATCAATCGTTCAGCCGAACCATCACCATGGTGTAAGCGGCGAAGCCGCTGCGAAGCTCTTATTGGCTTCTGTGTAATTGGCGGCCGGTCGTTCACCTCGGCGACCGAAGCAACATCGGTCACCATCACCGTCACCATCATCTAACCGTCAACAATCGTCCTACGGACGATACTCACTACGTTCGTGGCTTTGATGTTGGAATCTAAATCTATGATCAAGTACCGTGGTCTATCTTGCAGTTGCCTTCAATCACACTTCAGCCGACGACGGCCAAAGCACGATCGAGAAGCTTGCATATAGCCCCGTCACACACCAATTTGAATCACCATTGCTGGTACGGGGCGGTTGAGCGATCTCCCGTTTACGTTCAGTTCCAACGCTAGTCTGTAGAGCCAATTGGTCGACGTCTACATCCTCGAGGGTCGCAGCGTTGCGTTGCCCTCATCGTGCTCGGGCCAAGGCCTTTGCTTTGAGTTGTTGCTTGGGTTTGTTCTCGCCGAACATTCTGTATTCCGTCTCACGCCAGACGTAACAGGGCGTCGAGATAGACCACGCCAAGTCGATAATGCGAGTGATGGTGCACCGGTTGAGATGCCGATGCTGGGCAGCCAGGTTGTAGGGCTACCGGGATTGTCGCTGCTATTTAGTCCTGCTCGGCACTGCAGACGAACAGTCTTGCCATGCAGGTCTGCATGTATAGAACGCCATCAAGCCAGCCATTTTTCTAATGGGCTTTCGGCCTCATCACCGTCCGAGCGACCATAGCAACGACCTCAGGCGGCAAGTATGATCGTACGCACCACTGAAGGGCTGCCCCAATTTCCCCGGTGAAACTCCCGGTCGCTACCCGCACCCCAAAACGCTAAAGCTACCCCGCACCCAAGACGAAGCCCGACGATGTGTTCGAGCTAGCTGCGGGGTCCGAGACACTGGGGCCAATCCGAAA belongs to Bradyrhizobium manausense and includes:
- a CDS encoding AAA family ATPase, coding for MLNQILYGPPGTGKTFAVIELALDILDPAYLEANRSNRTALKRRFDELSSDGEVRFVTFHQSFSYEDFVEGLRADHDADGQIRYAVEDGIFKILCDTAAAKVTQQATAPVSIEGRRIWKMSLGNTLASDAYIYDECVENNYILLGYGGDTDFTGCKSRDEVFDRSQKAGKSDEADSYAITAVTNFLLKMKKGDLVVVSDGNTKFRAIAEVTGDYRQIAREPQGDGDDKYGQCRNVKWLRVYSPSLPYEQLMQNQFSQMTLYELKSHSIDRTKLAGLLSNTGNHASTIASAAQAFRIGDTFGSGYEVVYASRDVLELIKPNKKRLPIGMSLIRDLADCVRDGKLTVANIRQKEVFEKMPGSLLEPYLVNGYENILSVLVERYLGFASPTSVDAPAVSRPKVLIIDEINRGNVSKIFGELITLIEPSKRKDAEEALEVILPYSKSRFSVPANVHIIGTMNTADRSLTSLDIALRRRFHFREMLPRPDLLREIELQGLNVGQMLSVMNERIEVLLDRDHRLGHAYFLPLREDKSIELLGSIFRQQIIPLLQEYFFDDWERIQIVLNDSRKAPENRFLHKPDVNISALFGDDVSVAERTSRWMINDLAFGRIEAYLGIVDHQLKPVALTTEREATHGPYTIRQLSSGTIEVWNSGQKEEVAKKPLLDIARKLGIPMTWTTGATMNTRHLGKKVIEALGKANR
- a CDS encoding McrC family protein codes for the protein MTTLITVREYARLTSSMLAEPSLDRQQVSQSAFDWLCKLSSKLSKSGASLIELEDRKWLRLDNYVGVIETPCGTRIEILPKHLEEGESLDTARSLLVKMLSTVLDLPVREVGVSSLQKFDAPLNEWIMRQFLVSLDRLVKRGIRCEYQLVEEEQRFLRGQLSRAKQMRQRLDRQHFFHIRHDVFSANRSENRLLKLAVEQVCRAAQVPSNWRLAHELRECLSDVDASRNVADDFERWQDDRLMAHYKDIKPWCELVLGKEMPTSVVGAWEGVSLLLPMEKLFERYVARCLGRALRPDTRLRTQPKQHFLCEHDDRRLFCLQPDIVIDCGTARWVLDTKWKLVDAANSQDNYNLKQADFYQLLAYGKTYLRESTQGVLVLVYPQRQAFKSALQKFTLADKLDLWVLPFDLNSGTLINTELCDLPVSIRHF